Part of the bacterium genome is shown below.
CAAGTATCAGGGCGACAACATCAGCCCGCTCGATGCTAGCTTGGGCGCGGAATACGCTGTAGCGTTCCACGGCGCCATCGACCTTGCCCATTTTGCGCATGCCGGCCGTATCCGTGAGCAGGTAATGCCGGGCGGTTGGGCCGCTACCGATAACCAGCGGAATATCAATGCTGTCGCGTGTTGTGCCGGGAACATCGGAAACAATGACCCGCTGCTTGCGAATGATACGGTTAATGAAGGAGGACTTGCCGACGTTGGGCCGACCGACGATGGCGATTTTCAACGGTTCATGAACAGGTTCTGGCGGGGCGGTCGGAAGTTGGCTTGCAACATGGTCAAGCAATTCCTGTAGTCCGAGATTATGGAGTGCGGAAACGCTGAAAATCGGGAAGCCGAGGCGCTCAAACGGGGCGGCATCCAATTCGCCGCGTTCAGGATTATCACACTTATTGACCGCCACCACTGCGGGTGTGCCTTTCTGGTGGATCAGGCGTTCAACCTCCTTATCGATGGGGAGGATGCCATCTTCCACATTGACGACCAGGATGACGAGCGTGGCATCTTCAATGGCGGCTTCGGCTTGCTGTCGTGTTTCAGCCTCAATAATGTTGGTGTTGGTTGCCCGGTTGAATTTTGTGAGTCCACCCGTATCCACCAGATCGAAATTTTTGCCATTCCATTCCGAACGGGCAATGATGCGATCACGGGTGACACCGCATTCCTCATGTACAATGGCCAGACGGCGGCCAAGAATACGATTAAATAGGGCCGATTTTCCGACGTTGGGGCGCCCAACTAACGCCACAACAGGGTGAGTATTTTGAGGAATGGGATCAGATATGGTTTTCATGAATATGTTTTCGTTCTTTCGTCGTGCAGGATACGTCAATTAGCCGCACAATGCAATCCATGTCGATAAGAGAGAATATACTGGCATTTGCAGCAAAATCACGATATTTTCTATTGGAATTATGATTTCGTCATCCTAATGAGAATACAAAAGCGCCATAACGAAACAATCTGGTATGCAAACCTGGAATTCCGGGAGTGGTTTGTGCTGGCTACGTCACTGCTGGTGGCCTTCGCTGTAGCCATCATTGGGGTGATCATCAATTTCAATGAAAAATTAGCAAGGTTTTTCCGTCCTCATGCAGACTCGATATTGGTTCAATTTGTGATCAACTTTCTCGTGTTATGGGTGATTATTCTATTAATTTCTTCATATATTCGATGGCGTCGAGCCGCCCTGAAAAATGAGGAGTTGGAGGATATTATTGCATCCATCAGTCCTGATGTGCTTCTGGTGGTGGATCCCAATCGGAACATTTTAACGACGAGTGTGTCTGTATTGCGTATGTTCGGGCATCATCCCCGAGAGGTGTTGGGACGCAAGACGGATCTGATTTATTCTGACCGGCGTAACTCGACAAGTAACAAACACGAAATTTATGATGCGCTGGAACGGGAAGGTTTTCATATAGGGTGGGCGACGGGGAAACGGAAAGACGGGCGAACCTTCCCTTTGGAGATCATTTCCGGAGTCTTGAAGCGACATGGCGGCAGTGTTTTGCTGCTTCGGGATATTACTGAACGGAAAAATGCTGAGGAATTATTGTTGGAAAGGGAAATGCAACTTCGCCAATCCCAGAAGATGGAAGCGTTGGGATTGTTGGCAGGCGGGGTGGCGCATGACTTTAATAATTTACTGACCTCCATTCTCGGGTTTGGATCATTGGCGGTGGAGGCCTTACCTGAAGGTCATTCTGCGAAGTTGGACGTTCAGGAGGTTCTCAACAGTGCCGAGCGAGCGGCAAAGTTGACGGCGCAACTGTTAGCGATCGGGCGACGACAAAGCCTGCAGATCCAATGCATGAATCTGAATGAATCGGTGGCGGGAATGGTGTTGTTGTTAAAACGCACCTTGGGCGAGGATATTGCGCTTGATATTCAGATGAGTCCGGAACCTGAATTCATTGAGGCGGATTCTGGAGGTATTGAACAGGTCATTCTCAATCTGGCCGTAAACGCCAGGGATGCCATGCCCAAAGGGGGCACCTTACGGATAAAAACCCACTGCGTTACATTGGATAAAGGGTATTGTGATGCCCATGTGTCGGTTGAGCCCGGTCGCTATGGGGTGCTCGAAATAAAAGATTCCGGATGCGGTATGGCCCCGGCGGTTCAGGAACATATTTTTGAACCATTTTTTACAACCAAGGAGCGGGGGAGGGGAACCGGGCTTGGGCTGTCCATGGTCTATGGCATTGTGCGCCAGTGTCACGGGTATATTGAGGTGGATAGCCAAGTCAATGCGGGGACTGAATTCCGTATTTATTTACCCTCCGCTGAAGGGGTGACGGTAACGGGTGGGGGCGATTCCACAGCACAAGTTAAGGTGGGGTCAGAAACTATTCTGGTTGTGGAGGATGACGCCCCTGTGCGGGGTTGTACGCAACGGATTCTGACGGAATTAGGATATCAGGTGCTGGCTGTTGCGAGCCCTGAAGAAGCACTGAAAATCTGTTCGGATGTTTCCAAATCGATTCATCTGATCATATCCGATATTGTCCTTCCGGGAATGAGCGGGTCTGTTCTCCTGAAGCAAATCAAGAGTTTCAGGCCGGATGTTAAGGTCCTTTATGTCACTGGTTTTGATCAGGAATCTGCAATAAAATATGGGGTCGATCCCGTTTTTGACCATATTCTTGTGAAACCCTATAAACAGGCAGCCTTGGCTGGTAAATTGCGCGAAATCCTGAATACTGAAAGGATCCCTGTTGAAGTATGATTGAGCGAACGGCCACAATTCGAAATGGGCAGGGGATTCATTGCCGGCCTTCAGCAAAAATTGTGACTGAGGCCAGCCGACATCCCTGTCTAATTCGCGTTCTGGCAGAATCCGGTGAGGCGGATTTACGCTCCTTACTGTCACTTGTATCATTGGGACTTCAGGAGGGGAGTACAATTCGGATTCAGGTTACTGGTGAAGATGAATCGGACGTCTGTAATCGTATTGTGGATTTATTTGAGACGCAATTTGATTTTCCGCCGCTATCCGCAGATGGCCGGAGTATGGTGCTTAATTCATTAAGCACTGACTAATCTTAAAAATGAGAAAACATGTTGTTTCTTAGGAATATAGATTCTAGTATCACGTTCAATGTATCGTTGTGACCTTTTTCAAGGGGGAGTAAGCCATGCCGCGAATTTTGCTTATTGATGATGAACCCAGGATGCTGAGTCTATTGAATACTATCCTTAAGGGAGAAGGGTATACCCTCACTCCCGTCCAAGATAGCAGCAAAGTTCCTGAGTTATTAAATACGGAAATCTTTGATCTCATGATCACGGATATTCGTATGACTCCTATTGATGGCCTTGAGCTTCTCAAAAAGGCCCGGCAAGTTCGACCTTCAATGCCCGTCATTATTTTGACCGCCTACGGGTCTGTCGAAACGGCTATTGAGGCTATGAAATTAGGGACCTTTGATTATGTCACCAAACCTTTCAAGATGGATGAGTTATTGATAACCATTCAGCGTGCTTTGGAATATAGCCGGGCACTTTCAGAGAACATTGAACTCAAGGAAGAATTGGTCGGGCGCTATAAATTCGAAAATATTGTAGCCGAAAGTGCGGCCATGCGGAACGTGTGTGAAATGATCAAGCGTGTTGCTCCTGCGGATACTACGGTTTTGATCACCGGGGAGAGTGGAACAGGGAAGGAGTTGGTAGCCAAGGCGATACACCTGAATAGTCGTCGAAAAGATAAGCGTTTTGTGGCGGTCAATTGTGCGGCTCTTCCAGAAGCACTCCTTGAATCTGAAATGTTCGGGCATATGAAAGGGGCTTTTACGGGGGCTTCATCCAATAAGGATGGACTTTTCGAGACAGCTAATGGGGGTACACTTTTTTTGGACGAGATCCCTTCCATGCCCCTCAGTATCCAAGGTAAGCTTTTGCGGGTTCTTCAGGAAAAGGAAATCCGGCGGGTGGGCGGAAATGATGATATTCAGGTTGATGTCCGTGTGATTGCGGCGACAAATACCAGTCTTGAGGCCATGATTAAAAAGGGAACATTTCGTGAGGATCTCTATTATCGTCTGAGTGTTATCCCTATTGATATTAAGCCTTTGCGTGAACGTCAGGAAGATGTTCTCCCTCTTGTCTACCATGTCTTGCGTAATGAAACTGGAGAAGGGCGCGAAATTCCTAAATTGATGCCTGAAGTTCGCGATATACTGGAGCGTTATTCATGGCCGGGAAATGTGCGGGAACTTGAGAATGCCATGAAGCATGCAATCACTTTTGCGCAGGATAACAAAATCACACTGGAAGTTTTGCCGCCTCGGATTTTGAACCAAGTCAAACCCGTCGAGCGTATGGGAGGGGCCCCGGAGGGAGCTGCAGATACCTTCAAAAATAAATCACTGAAAACCTTCCTGCGTGAGCGCGAAAAAGAATATCTTGAGCAGGTTTTGGCGGCATCAAAAGGGGATAAGGAAAAAGCGGCCAAATCGTTAAAGATCAGTTTGGCGACGCTTTATAGGAAATTACCTGAAGAATAAGGCTGCCCCGGAATGATGAGACGGTTGAGATCGGCCTCTAGATGCCTCTATTACGAATTTTGGCCATGGAATCCAGACAAAAATCTATAATTCTTATCTCAAAATCGAGAATTAATTTGCTTTCCATGCAGTTTTGCACATGAACCTTTAACAATATTGAGAAAATAAGAGAGATTCATCTTGAAATGTGAGGCAAAAAAAGTGATAATACAAATAATTAGCGATTATAATCGCGAAATATAAACTTGGCATGACTACTGCTTATTATTAACAGTCGTGAGGAACAAGTTTTTTAGAAACAAACAAAAGAAGGAGATGGTAAAATGAAGAAGATGAAACAAGGTTTTACACTGGTGGAGATTATGATTGTGGTCGCGATCATCGGTTTGTTGGCCGCGATTGCAATTCCTTCATTCATGAAGGCCAGAACTACTTCTCAGGCCAATGCTTGTATCAATAACTTGCGCATGATTGAAGCCGGTAAGGAACAGTGGGCTTTGGCAACGAAGCAGCCGGCGAATGCTGATGCTGACGCTAATAAGGCGGCGGTTTTGGCCTATGTCAAGAATCCTGTTTCTGCGACGAACTGTCCTGGTGGCGGCACGATTACCTTTAACGTTGTCGGCACCAATGCGGCCTGCAATCAGGCTGGACATGTTTTGGCGGACTAACCTGCTTTGTATAGCAAGGTTTGAAAACACAGCCCCATCAGTGGGCTGTGTTTTTTTATCGTAACATCATCTCGCGATCACATCTAAAATGCGG
Proteins encoded:
- the der gene encoding ribosome biogenesis GTPase Der, with translation MKTISDPIPQNTHPVVALVGRPNVGKSALFNRILGRRLAIVHEECGVTRDRIIARSEWNGKNFDLVDTGGLTKFNRATNTNIIEAETRQQAEAAIEDATLVILVVNVEDGILPIDKEVERLIHQKGTPAVVAVNKCDNPERGELDAAPFERLGFPIFSVSALHNLGLQELLDHVASQLPTAPPEPVHEPLKIAIVGRPNVGKSSFINRIIRKQRVIVSDVPGTTRDSIDIPLVIGSGPTARHYLLTDTAGMRKMGKVDGAVERYSVFRAQASIERADVVALILDATQGPTAHDKTIASLIKDNDKGCVVIVNKWDLMSDKTTQKEYLTALSHTVPFLHWVPILFVSAKEGYNMRQCLEAIDQVAEQIQTKIPTGLLNRAIMKAYERVQPPVMNNKRFKIYYATQLGVKPLRIGLFVNDPKRLPDTYREYLVNAMRKAFGLLGAPVIFIAKERSRAQFVAKPK
- a CDS encoding ATP-binding protein; this encodes MRIQKRHNETIWYANLEFREWFVLATSLLVAFAVAIIGVIINFNEKLARFFRPHADSILVQFVINFLVLWVIILLISSYIRWRRAALKNEELEDIIASISPDVLLVVDPNRNILTTSVSVLRMFGHHPREVLGRKTDLIYSDRRNSTSNKHEIYDALEREGFHIGWATGKRKDGRTFPLEIISGVLKRHGGSVLLLRDITERKNAEELLLEREMQLRQSQKMEALGLLAGGVAHDFNNLLTSILGFGSLAVEALPEGHSAKLDVQEVLNSAERAAKLTAQLLAIGRRQSLQIQCMNLNESVAGMVLLLKRTLGEDIALDIQMSPEPEFIEADSGGIEQVILNLAVNARDAMPKGGTLRIKTHCVTLDKGYCDAHVSVEPGRYGVLEIKDSGCGMAPAVQEHIFEPFFTTKERGRGTGLGLSMVYGIVRQCHGYIEVDSQVNAGTEFRIYLPSAEGVTVTGGGDSTAQVKVGSETILVVEDDAPVRGCTQRILTELGYQVLAVASPEEALKICSDVSKSIHLIISDIVLPGMSGSVLLKQIKSFRPDVKVLYVTGFDQESAIKYGVDPVFDHILVKPYKQAALAGKLREILNTERIPVEV
- a CDS encoding HPr family phosphocarrier protein: MIERTATIRNGQGIHCRPSAKIVTEASRHPCLIRVLAESGEADLRSLLSLVSLGLQEGSTIRIQVTGEDESDVCNRIVDLFETQFDFPPLSADGRSMVLNSLSTD
- a CDS encoding sigma-54 dependent transcriptional regulator, with translation MPRILLIDDEPRMLSLLNTILKGEGYTLTPVQDSSKVPELLNTEIFDLMITDIRMTPIDGLELLKKARQVRPSMPVIILTAYGSVETAIEAMKLGTFDYVTKPFKMDELLITIQRALEYSRALSENIELKEELVGRYKFENIVAESAAMRNVCEMIKRVAPADTTVLITGESGTGKELVAKAIHLNSRRKDKRFVAVNCAALPEALLESEMFGHMKGAFTGASSNKDGLFETANGGTLFLDEIPSMPLSIQGKLLRVLQEKEIRRVGGNDDIQVDVRVIAATNTSLEAMIKKGTFREDLYYRLSVIPIDIKPLRERQEDVLPLVYHVLRNETGEGREIPKLMPEVRDILERYSWPGNVRELENAMKHAITFAQDNKITLEVLPPRILNQVKPVERMGGAPEGAADTFKNKSLKTFLREREKEYLEQVLAASKGDKEKAAKSLKISLATLYRKLPEE
- a CDS encoding prepilin-type N-terminal cleavage/methylation domain-containing protein codes for the protein MKKMKQGFTLVEIMIVVAIIGLLAAIAIPSFMKARTTSQANACINNLRMIEAGKEQWALATKQPANADADANKAAVLAYVKNPVSATNCPGGGTITFNVVGTNAACNQAGHVLAD